From the genome of Candidatus Acidiferrales bacterium:
TTCGTACGGAAAGAAAAAGAGCCGCAATGGAAAAAAGAAGAATTCGAGGGACCAATCTCGACAGGAAAAGATGAAAACCTTCAGGAAACCCGGGGAGATGAAGTGACGAATTTCCTTGAGGAAATAGTCCGTAAGAAAAAAATAGAAGTCGAGACGGCGAAAAAGAAGTTGAGCCTCTCCGAATTGAAGAATATCGTCGACGGCTTACGGCCGAGGAATGATTTTAGAAGCGGAGTCACGCGGAAGAAAGATGGACCCCTAAGTGTTATCGCGGAATTCAAGCGTGCGTCGCCCTCAAAAGGCGTGATTGCAGAAAACGCCGATCCGGCCGCAATCGGCCGGGATTACGAAAAAGGCGGGGCCTCTGCGATCTCGGTCTTGACGGAGAAAAATTATTTCAAAGGCACAGTTGAGGATCTGCAGTGCATCCATGATGCTGTGAGTAGTGTTCCTATTCTCAGGAAAGATTTCATCGTAGATGAATACCAGATTTATGAATCTGTGCGAATGGGCGCGGATGCAATATTATTGATTGTCACGGCGTTGGCTGAGAGTGAACTGAAGAAATTCGCAGCGCTGGCAAAAGACCTGTCACTTAGCAGCCTAATTGAAGTGCATTCGGAGGAGGAGCTTGGAATTGCGCTCGCCGCCGGTGGGGAAATTATCGGAGTGAACAATCGAAATCTTATTACTTTCGAAGTCTCCAATGCAGTTTCCGAGCAGCTGGCAAAGAAGATCCCCGATGAAATCGTGAGCATCAGCGAGAGCGGGATCCGCGACATGTCGGGACTTCAAGCTGCGTTAGAATCCGGCTATCATGCCGTTTTGATCGGCGAACATTTTATGCGGGCGGAAAAGAGAGCTGATGAAGTGCGAAGATTTGCGTCTTATCGCATGGAGAAGAGCGCTCGGCGCATGGCACGGATGTGACAGATGTTCGTAAAAATCTGCGGTATCACAAACATCCAGGATGCTTACGCCTGCATCGAAACCGGCGCAGATGCGATCGGCTTGAATTTTTACCCGAAGAGCAAACGTTTCATTCGATTTGATGATGCCGCGGCAATCGTTCGGGAAGTCTCGGCCTACGCGACGACCGTCGGTGTCATGGTACAGCCTACGATTGAGGAGATCGCCGAAGCGATCGATGCTACCGAGGTCGATGCACTTCAGGTTTACGAGCCGAAATTTGAAACGGCGGACTTCGATTTCAAGAAATTGCTATATTACACCGTTCGCGTGAAGAAGCGTGGCGAAGTAAAAGCCGCGTCGAAGGTTGGAGCGGACCTGATTTTTTTGGATTCATTTACGCAGAGCGAATTCGGCGGGACTGGCAAAATATCGGATTGGGATGAAATTGTGCAAAGCGGCGTCGATCTGTCGACCAGGTTTGTGATTTCAGGAGGCCTGAACAGCCAGAATGTCTGCGACGCTATCAAGAGGTTGAATCCGTACGGCGTCGACACAGCGTCGGGGGTAGAATCGACCCCGGGCAAGAAGGATCATGGAAAAATTAGAGAATTTGTGTCGAATGCAAAGCAATGCGGCAATACCGACTAGGTTTTCGAAAATCGGATGTCAGCAGTTGGTAGATAGAACCTGAAAGTTGAAGAGCAAGAATGGAAAATGTAAAAGAAAAAATTGACGAGTATTATAAACTTCCGGACAAAAAAGGCCATTTCGGGACTTATGGCGGATCGTTCGTGCCGGAGACAATTGTAAAAGCCGCACAGGAACTCGACGAGGCGTTCGAGTCCGTAAAGAATGATAAAGATTTCAACAAGGAATTTGAAGACTTATTAAAAAGCTTCGCCGGCAGACCGACTCCAATTTTCTATACTAAAAATCTAAGCCGCAAGTACGGCGCGAAATTTTACCTAAAGAGGGAAGACCTTCTTCATACCGGGGCGCACAAGATTAACAACACGATCGGTCAGGCGCTGCTTGCTGAGAGATTAGGCAAGAAGAGAATTATTGCAGAAACTGGCGCAGGCCAGCACGGAGTCGCTACGGCGACTGTTTGTGCGCTGCTCGGATTGAAATGTATCGTTTATATGGGCGAGGAGGACATGCATCGCCAGGAGCCGAACGTTTTCAAGATGAGACTTCTTGGCGCGGAAGTCGTTCCCGTCTTGAGCGGGACAAAGACCTTGAAGGAAGCGACGAGCGAAGCGATACGAGACTGGGTGACAAATGTCAGAGATACATTTTATATAATCGGCTCGGTTGTCGGGATGCACCCGTATCCGAAGCTGGTGAGGCATTTCCAGGCAGTAATCGGCCGCGAATCGAAGAAACAATTCAAAGAGAATTATGGAAAGCTTCCTGATTATGTCGTCGCTTGCGTCGGCGGTGGAAGCAACTCGCTGGGGATTTTTTACGACTTTGTAAGGGAGATTCCACACGTGAAGCTGATCGGCGTCGAGGCAGCGGGTGAAGGACTCGATACCGGAAAAACCGCGGCTTCTCTCTCGCTCGGCAAGCCGGGCGTGCTCCATGGTGCAATGCAATACCTCTTGCAGGATGAAAATGGAAACGTCCTGAATGCATATTCGATCTCGGCTGGTCTCGATTATCCCGGCGTCGGACCGGAACATTCCTACTTAAAAGATTCCGGTCTTGTCAAATACGTTTCCGTGACGGATACCGAGGCTCTCGATGTCTTCGTCGAATTGTCGCGTCTCGAAGGGATCATCCCTGCACTCGAATCTGCACACGCTGTAGCTTATGCGGAGAAGCTCGCGGCGGGTGAAGGACAAGGGAAGGATATTCTCATCAATCTTTCCGGTAGGGGAGATAAAGACCTTTACAGCGTGGCAAAAAGGTTGAACCTGGTGTGAATTTTGAAAACTAAGATCGGTAAGCATTTCGATTTCGAGTCGGCACACCAGCTGAAAGGCTCAATATACGGAAAGTGCCAGAACCTCCACGGCCATCGGTATCACCTGATAGTGGAAATCGAGGGCGAAGTCGATCAGCACGGATGGGTATGTGATTTCGCGGAGATAGAAGAAGTCGTAAAGAAATTGATCATCGACAAATTCGATCACAAGAATTTGAACGACCACTTCGAAGTGTCGACCGTCGAGAACATTGCCAAATTTGTTTTCGAGACGATAGATAAAGAGCTTAAAGCTAGCACTTATCGGTTGTCGAAAGTTTTGTTGTACGAAACAGCTGACAGCTATGCCGAAGTTACGCGTTAACGAAATTTTCTACAGCCTCCAGGGAGAAGGCGCTCGTAAGGGGAGCGCAAATATTTTCGTGCGGTTTGCGCATTGTAATCTCGAATGCGGATTCTGCGATACGGAGTTCGAAAGCTTTCGCGAGTTGACAGTCGATGAGTTGCTCGAAGAATGCAGCCGATTCGCTTGCAAGAACATAGTCTTCACGGGAGGCGAGCCTCTCCTCCAGCTCACTATCGATGTGGTGAGAGCGTTCAAGAAACCCGGATATTTTCTGGCCATTGAAACGAACGGGACAATCATTCCACCGAAGGGATTAGACTGGATCACCGTGAGTCCGAAGGTTGCGGAGCACGTTCTGGCGAAAAACTTCAGGAGAATCCATATCAACGAACTGAAGTACGTTCGCAACAAATCTCAGGGTATTCCTCGGAGCAAAGTCAAGGCAGATCATTATTATATCAGCCCGGAATTTGACGGAGACTACCCGAATGAAGAAAATATCAAACACTGCATTGATCTTGTCAAACAAAACGCTGAGTGGAAACTTTCTCTTCAGGAGCACAAGCTTCTGAAAATCAGATAAGTGTTTTGATAAAAGATCCGATCTTGATTTAAGCTTGGGTTGGCCTACCTTGACTTTACTTTAAACGACATTTAAATTGAGCCCGAAAATTTTTTGGTGAAATAGATGCTTTCTCAATTCGGAATTGTGCTGCTTTTCTTTATTGTCGGAGCAATACTCGTAGTTGCGACGCTTTTGATAGCACGGTTATTGAGACCTCATCGGCCGAGCGCGGAAAAACTCAGCACGTACGAATGCGGCGAGGAGCCGATCGGCGATAGCCGGATAAAATTCAACGTAAGATTCTATATCATCGCGCTAATATTTCTGATCTTCGATGTTGAAATAGTGTTCCTTTTCCCGTGGGCGCTCGTCTATCAAAAGCTCGGCATGTTTGCGTTCGTAGAGATGATGATTTTTCTGGCGATCCTCATCGCGGGTTATGTCTATGTGTGGGTGAAAGGTGATCTCGACTGGGACAGGCCGCGGCCAAGGTATATCGACTACGTACGCAACGAATTGACCAGGACCAAGCAAGTCGGGACCGAAACGAAGTGAATGGAATTCTAAATTTGATTTTACGATGGGTTTATTAGATAAACAATTCAGCGACGGAAATATAGTAATAACCTCTCTCGATAATCTTCTAAATTGGGCACGGCTCTCTTCTCTCTGGCAAATGCACTTCGGGTTGGCTTGCTGCGCAATCGAGATGATGGCAGCGTCCGCGTCGCACTTTGATATGATGCGGTTCGGTGTCATACCACGGGCCACTCCGCGTCAAACCGATGTCATGATTGTTTCTGGAACGGTCACACTGAAGATGGCGACACGGGTCAAGAGGCTCTACGAGCAAATGGCCGAGCCGCGCTATGTCATTTCAATGGGATCCTGCTCAAACTGCGGCGGTCCGTATTGGGAGCATGGCTACCACGTTTTGAAGGGTGTTGACCGTGTTATTCCCGTAGACGTCTATGTACCAGGATGCCCGCCCAGACCAGATGCGCTCCTCGAAGGTTTGATGAAATTGCAGGAAAAGGTTAGGCGGGAAAGTCGCATCAAGAAAGAAGATGTTAAGCTGGCGCCGGCTGCGTGAAGAATTGGTCCATGCTTCGCAACGGCTGACATCTGATAGCTAAAACATGAACGCAAACGAAATTCACGATAAGGTAAAATCAAAGTTCCCGGAAGCGGTTATTGAATTCAAACCCGAGGCCGTTACCGAGCCCTTCATTGTCGTCCGTTCCGAAATGATCAGGGAAGTCGCGCAATTTATTTCAGAAGATCCAGAGTTGAAATTTGATTACTTGATTTGTCTGTCGGGAGTAGATTTCAACGACGGCAATCTTGGCATCGTTTATCATTTGTCTTCGATGCCGAAAAGACACCGGATCGTGTTGAAGGTGAAAGTACCTAAAGACAAACCTGAAGTGCCGTCCGTCGAATCGGTTTGGAAGACAGCCAACTGGCATGAACGGGAAGCGTTTGATCTTTTCGGAATCGTTTTTCTCGACCATCCCGATCTGCGGAGAATTTTGTTGCCCGACGACTGGGAAGGTTTCCCGTTAAGAAAGGATTATAAAGTACAAGAGTATTACCAGGGAATGAAAGTGCCATACTAAATGGCAGCGTCCGGCACTTTTATAAAAATTATTTTGCGGAGAGATCCGCAGAAAGTCCCACCTGAGCGAGTAGCAAGAAAAATTTTTGATCTAAGTCAACGACTAAGCGATTTGGAAAATCTCAGAGGAATAAATGGCTGAACTGCACACCGAAGAAATGGTCCTGAACATGGGACCGCAGCATCCTTCGACGCATGGTGTGCTACGGGTCGAATTGGTTGTCGACGGCGAAGTTGTAGTCGATGCCGTTCCACATATCGGGTATCTCCATAGATGCTTTGAGAAGCATGCCGAGGCAATGAATTACCAGCAGGTTGTGCCATACTGCGACAGAATGGACTACCTCGCGTCGATGAACAACGACCACGCGTATGTGCTTGCTGTAGAGAAACTTCTGAACATTCAGGTGCCGGAGCGGGTGGAATATATCCGCGTTGTGATGGCAGAGCTTCAGAGGATCGTCAGCCATCTGGTTGCAATCGGAACTTACGGCCTCGACATCGGTGCGTTCACGCCGTTTCTATACTGCTTCCGCGACCGCGAGATGGTGCTTGATCTGTTCGAGAGAACCTGCGGAGCGAGGCTCCTGTATAATTATATGTGGCCCGGCGGATTATCACACGATATACCGTCCGATTTTATTGAAAAGACGAAAGTCTTCGTCAAACAGTTTCCGGCGACGATAAAAGAGCTCAACGATTTGTTGAGTTACAATGAGATTTTTGTTAAACGCACGGCAAATGTAGGTGTTCTCCCTGCTGATGTGGCAATCAACTACGCGGCAAGCGGCCCGGTCCTTCGCGGCTCGGGCGTGAAATGGGATTTACGGAAAATGGATCCTTATTCGGTGTATCCAAAATTGGATTTTGACGTCGTGGTGGGAACGGGCGAGATGGGAACGCTCGGCGATTGCTGGGACAGGTACATGGTCAGAGTCCGCGAGATGGAACAGAGCCTGAGAATAATTGAGCAGGCAATCGAAAAGATTCCTGAAGGCAACGTCCAGGCCGCGATCCCGAAACGAATTCGACCGCCCGTCGGCGAGGTTTATGTGAGAAGCGAGGCGCCGCGCGGAGAACTCGGCTATTACATAATCAGCGATGGGAGTCAAAATCCGTTCAGAGTCAAAGCGAGGGCGCCGTCGTTTGTCAATCTAAGTCTGCTTCCTGAAATATCCCGCGGCTATTTAATCGCGGACATGATCGCGATCATAGGGAGCATCGATATAGTGCTGGGCGATGTCGATAGATAAACGAATCCGAGATTTGAGATCTAAGACCCTAAGTTGTAAACCATAGATTCTTTTATGCATAATTTCATAACATATTACCTTGGTACGGGCATCGTTGGCTCGCTGGTGTCAAGCCTCTTGCCTCTATTATGGATTTTCCCGTATGCCCTTGTTGCAATGTGGATCGAACTCAAAGTTTCGGCTCATATGCAGGACAGGCTTGGTCCGATGCGCACGGGAAAATGGCATGGATGGGCGCAGCCTCTCGCAGATGTTGTGAAACTCCTGCAGAAGGAAGACACGATACCGACTGCGGCGGATAAATTGTTATACATCCTCGCTCCGCTTCTCGTGTTTGTGGGTGCATACGCGGCTTATGCTGCACTTCCATTCAGCCCTGCTTACATTGGATGCGACATCAATCTCGGGATTTTTTATATCATTGCCGTAAGCGCCATCGTGGTGCTCGGTATTCTGATGGCCGGTTGGTCGTCGGACAACAAATGGTCTCTTCTCGGCGCGATGCGGACTGCTGCCCAGCTTGTAAGCTACGAGATTCCTTCATCACTTGCGGTGATTGCCGTTATCATGGTCGCCGGAAGTTTGAACCTGAACGACGTGTGCGCCGCGCAGGCTGGGTGGTTCTGGCACTGGTTTATTTTTGGAAAGTTTCCATTTCTCTTCATTACTTTCATAATTTATTTCATCGCCTCTCTCGCCGAGACGAACCGCGCGCCGTTCGATATCCCCGAAGCGGAGTCGGAGCTCGTCGCGGGTTATCATACCGAGTATAGCGGGATGAGATTCGCATTCTTCTATCTTGCAGAATATGCGAACATGTTTACGGTCGCGGCAATCGCGTCGATATTGTTCTTCGGAGGATGGAGCAGCCCGTTCGGTGCGTTCATGTCCGGACCGGTGTGGGGCGCGTTTTGGCTGATTACGAAGGGAATGGTTTTAGTATTTGTCCAGATGTGGCTGCGCTGGACGCTGCCGCGCTTCAGAGTCGACCAGCTGATGTATTTGAGCTGGAAGGTTCTTACGCCGTTTGCACTTGCAAATCTGGTTGCAGTCGGTCTGTGGACAGTGCTCCGGTAAGAAATCATAAAGATTGAATCTTGATTTACAAATTATGAGTTCGACGACAAGATACTTTAGAAATATAGGGAAAGGATTCTGGACGGTCCTCATCGGAATGAAAGTTACGATGAAGCACATGTTTACGCCGGCAGTAACGGTCCAGTATCCGGATGCAAGGATGACGATCCCCGAGCGGGGCCGCAACCGGCTTTACGTCAACATGGACGACTGCATCGGATGCGACCAGTGTGCTATGGCATGCCCTGTCGATTGTATCACCATCGAAACTGCCAAGTCTCTTCCTACCGAAGATCTTGGAGTGACCTCTACGGGACAAAAGAAGCGTCTGTGGGTCACGCAGTTCGATATCGATTTCGGAAAATGCTGCTACTGCGGTCTGTGTGTGCCGCCATGTCCGACAGAGTGCATATACATGACCAACGTTTTTGAATTCTCCGATTACGACCGCAAGAATCTGATTTATAGTTTCATAACTCTTACGCCCGAGGAGGTCGCGCAAAAGACGAAACAGGCGGAGGAGGCTGAGCGTGAAGCGGCAGCGAAGAAAGCTGCGGCCGCCGCAGCTGCAGCGGCGCAAAAGGCGGCTCAGGCTGCCCAGAAACCGCAAACCTCGCCTACAGATTCATCGCAGTTGACGCCGTCGGCGCAGACGAGTCCGATTCAAAAAAATGTTCCGGAAGTTCAACCGCCACCATCATCGACCGGTTCGGAAAATCAAAACCAGGACAAACCGAATTGAAATGAACTTTTACGATGTAATTTTTTACGCATTTGCGATTCTAACTATTGTCAGTGCAATCGGCGTCGTCTTTTCTCGAAATATTGTGTATGCCGCATTTGCACTCTTGTTTGCCTTCTTTGGAGTCGCAGGAATCTACGTCTTGCTTGCCGCCGATTTCATAGCGGTAACGCAAATACTTCTGTACGTCGGCGGAATCCTCGTCCTGATAGTTTTTGGTGTCATGTTGACTTCGAAGGCATACGATGTGGAGGTGAAGCGAGGCGTCTTGCAGGTGGTTCCTGCCGTTGTTATTGTCGGTGCCATTGCCGGGACGCTGATCGGAGTTTTCATGACGACGCCATGGCCGATATCGAATTTTGCCCCTTATGAAGAGACTGCCCGTCCGATCGGAGCGCTTCTGATGACGCAGTTCGTGCTTCCTTTCGAACTGGCTTCGGTGTTGCTGCTCGTCGCGCTTATCGGCGCTGTAATTATTGCACGACGCGAGAAAGGGACAAAACCACGATGATGACGCTGCATGTAGGGTTGTACCACTTTCTGATCGTCAGCGCCATGCTTTTTGCTCTCGGGATTTATGGTGTGATCACGAGAAAGAACGCTATCATGGTCCTGATGGGAATCGAGCTGATTCTGAATTCGGCGAATATAAATTTTATTGCGTTTACTCGATTCGGACTGATGAACCTTACCGGTCAGGTGGTTGCCATTTTCGTAATCATCCTTGCTGCGGCGGAGGCTGCAATATTGTTGGCAATTGTCCTGAATGTTTTCCAGCAGCTCAATACGGTGAATGTCGACGAAGTCGACAAGTTGAAGAACTGAAAATCCAAAATTGAAAAATTTAAAAGGTGTCTCCGATTGAAAGTACGTTGATAAACTTGGCTCTTGCGGTGTTGCTCCTGCCGCTTGCAGGTTTTGCGATGCTGATATTTTTCGGCAAGGCCATCCCGCGGCGGGATCTTTTTGAGACCGGGATTATGTTCGTCGCCCTCGGGCTCTCTATATTTATCATGATCGAGAAGGTCTTCGTACTGTCGGTCCCGAGAATTGACATGACAATACGATGGATCGACCTCGGGCTTTTAGGATCGACTCAGGGGTTCGTTCTCGACGTCGGCATAGCGATCGACAATCTTTCCGCAATCATGCTTGTCGTAGTCACGCTGATAAGCGCCTTGGTACATATGTTTTCTCTCGGCTACATGAAAGGCGACGTGAGATATTCGCGTTACTATGCATACCTAGGTTTGTTTAGCTTCTCAATGCTGGGTATAGTTCTCTCCAACAATATCTTGATGATGTATATCTTCTGGGAGCTAGTCGGGATCTGCTCGTACCTTCTCATAGGGCACTGGTACGAGAAGAAATCCGCTGCCGATGCCGGGAAGAAGGCGTTCATCGTCAATAGAGTTGGCGACGTCGGATTTTTTATCGGGATCATGATTTTATTTACTCAGCTTCATACCGTCTTGTTCAAAGGAATATTCAGCGGAATTGCAGACGGGCAGCTGTCCGATGCATGGCTGACGGCCGCCGGCATTTTGATATTCTGCGGGGCAGTCGGCAAGTCCGCGCAGTTCCCGCTG
Proteins encoded in this window:
- the trpC gene encoding indole-3-glycerol phosphate synthase TrpC: MTNFLEEIVRKKKIEVETAKKKLSLSELKNIVDGLRPRNDFRSGVTRKKDGPLSVIAEFKRASPSKGVIAENADPAAIGRDYEKGGASAISVLTEKNYFKGTVEDLQCIHDAVSSVPILRKDFIVDEYQIYESVRMGADAILLIVTALAESELKKFAALAKDLSLSSLIEVHSEEELGIALAAGGEIIGVNNRNLITFEVSNAVSEQLAKKIPDEIVSISESGIRDMSGLQAALESGYHAVLIGEHFMRAEKRADEVRRFASYRMEKSARRMARM
- a CDS encoding phosphoribosylanthranilate isomerase; protein product: MFVKICGITNIQDAYACIETGADAIGLNFYPKSKRFIRFDDAAAIVREVSAYATTVGVMVQPTIEEIAEAIDATEVDALQVYEPKFETADFDFKKLLYYTVRVKKRGEVKAASKVGADLIFLDSFTQSEFGGTGKISDWDEIVQSGVDLSTRFVISGGLNSQNVCDAIKRLNPYGVDTASGVESTPGKKDHGKIREFVSNAKQCGNTD
- the trpB gene encoding tryptophan synthase subunit beta; its protein translation is MENVKEKIDEYYKLPDKKGHFGTYGGSFVPETIVKAAQELDEAFESVKNDKDFNKEFEDLLKSFAGRPTPIFYTKNLSRKYGAKFYLKREDLLHTGAHKINNTIGQALLAERLGKKRIIAETGAGQHGVATATVCALLGLKCIVYMGEEDMHRQEPNVFKMRLLGAEVVPVLSGTKTLKEATSEAIRDWVTNVRDTFYIIGSVVGMHPYPKLVRHFQAVIGRESKKQFKENYGKLPDYVVACVGGGSNSLGIFYDFVREIPHVKLIGVEAAGEGLDTGKTAASLSLGKPGVLHGAMQYLLQDENGNVLNAYSISAGLDYPGVGPEHSYLKDSGLVKYVSVTDTEALDVFVELSRLEGIIPALESAHAVAYAEKLAAGEGQGKDILINLSGRGDKDLYSVAKRLNLV
- the queD gene encoding 6-carboxytetrahydropterin synthase QueD; the encoded protein is MKTKIGKHFDFESAHQLKGSIYGKCQNLHGHRYHLIVEIEGEVDQHGWVCDFAEIEEVVKKLIIDKFDHKNLNDHFEVSTVENIAKFVFETIDKELKASTYRLSKVLLYETADSYAEVTR
- a CDS encoding 7-carboxy-7-deazaguanine synthase QueE is translated as MPKLRVNEIFYSLQGEGARKGSANIFVRFAHCNLECGFCDTEFESFRELTVDELLEECSRFACKNIVFTGGEPLLQLTIDVVRAFKKPGYFLAIETNGTIIPPKGLDWITVSPKVAEHVLAKNFRRIHINELKYVRNKSQGIPRSKVKADHYYISPEFDGDYPNEENIKHCIDLVKQNAEWKLSLQEHKLLKIR
- a CDS encoding NADH-quinone oxidoreductase subunit A, with the translated sequence MLSQFGIVLLFFIVGAILVVATLLIARLLRPHRPSAEKLSTYECGEEPIGDSRIKFNVRFYIIALIFLIFDVEIVFLFPWALVYQKLGMFAFVEMMIFLAILIAGYVYVWVKGDLDWDRPRPRYIDYVRNELTRTKQVGTETK
- the nuoB gene encoding NADH-quinone oxidoreductase subunit NuoB; the protein is MGLLDKQFSDGNIVITSLDNLLNWARLSSLWQMHFGLACCAIEMMAASASHFDMMRFGVIPRATPRQTDVMIVSGTVTLKMATRVKRLYEQMAEPRYVISMGSCSNCGGPYWEHGYHVLKGVDRVIPVDVYVPGCPPRPDALLEGLMKLQEKVRRESRIKKEDVKLAPAA
- a CDS encoding NADH-quinone oxidoreductase subunit C, whose protein sequence is MNANEIHDKVKSKFPEAVIEFKPEAVTEPFIVVRSEMIREVAQFISEDPELKFDYLICLSGVDFNDGNLGIVYHLSSMPKRHRIVLKVKVPKDKPEVPSVESVWKTANWHEREAFDLFGIVFLDHPDLRRILLPDDWEGFPLRKDYKVQEYYQGMKVPY
- a CDS encoding NADH-quinone oxidoreductase subunit D, whose product is MAELHTEEMVLNMGPQHPSTHGVLRVELVVDGEVVVDAVPHIGYLHRCFEKHAEAMNYQQVVPYCDRMDYLASMNNDHAYVLAVEKLLNIQVPERVEYIRVVMAELQRIVSHLVAIGTYGLDIGAFTPFLYCFRDREMVLDLFERTCGARLLYNYMWPGGLSHDIPSDFIEKTKVFVKQFPATIKELNDLLSYNEIFVKRTANVGVLPADVAINYAASGPVLRGSGVKWDLRKMDPYSVYPKLDFDVVVGTGEMGTLGDCWDRYMVRVREMEQSLRIIEQAIEKIPEGNVQAAIPKRIRPPVGEVYVRSEAPRGELGYYIISDGSQNPFRVKARAPSFVNLSLLPEISRGYLIADMIAIIGSIDIVLGDVDR
- the nuoH gene encoding NADH-quinone oxidoreductase subunit NuoH translates to MHNFITYYLGTGIVGSLVSSLLPLLWIFPYALVAMWIELKVSAHMQDRLGPMRTGKWHGWAQPLADVVKLLQKEDTIPTAADKLLYILAPLLVFVGAYAAYAALPFSPAYIGCDINLGIFYIIAVSAIVVLGILMAGWSSDNKWSLLGAMRTAAQLVSYEIPSSLAVIAVIMVAGSLNLNDVCAAQAGWFWHWFIFGKFPFLFITFIIYFIASLAETNRAPFDIPEAESELVAGYHTEYSGMRFAFFYLAEYANMFTVAAIASILFFGGWSSPFGAFMSGPVWGAFWLITKGMVLVFVQMWLRWTLPRFRVDQLMYLSWKVLTPFALANLVAVGLWTVLR
- a CDS encoding NADH-quinone oxidoreductase subunit I, with the translated sequence MSSTTRYFRNIGKGFWTVLIGMKVTMKHMFTPAVTVQYPDARMTIPERGRNRLYVNMDDCIGCDQCAMACPVDCITIETAKSLPTEDLGVTSTGQKKRLWVTQFDIDFGKCCYCGLCVPPCPTECIYMTNVFEFSDYDRKNLIYSFITLTPEEVAQKTKQAEEAEREAAAKKAAAAAAAAAQKAAQAAQKPQTSPTDSSQLTPSAQTSPIQKNVPEVQPPPSSTGSENQNQDKPN
- a CDS encoding NADH-quinone oxidoreductase subunit J, producing the protein MNFYDVIFYAFAILTIVSAIGVVFSRNIVYAAFALLFAFFGVAGIYVLLAADFIAVTQILLYVGGILVLIVFGVMLTSKAYDVEVKRGVLQVVPAVVIVGAIAGTLIGVFMTTPWPISNFAPYEETARPIGALLMTQFVLPFELASVLLLVALIGAVIIARREKGTKPR
- the nuoK gene encoding NADH-quinone oxidoreductase subunit NuoK, producing the protein MTLHVGLYHFLIVSAMLFALGIYGVITRKNAIMVLMGIELILNSANINFIAFTRFGLMNLTGQVVAIFVIILAAAEAAILLAIVLNVFQQLNTVNVDEVDKLKN